Proteins from one Deinococcus actinosclerus genomic window:
- a CDS encoding [LysW]-lysine hydrolase, producing MTDPHLETVQDARDLLIGAVGIPSLSGQEGEVAAFLRDWMATRGFEARVDEAGNAVGERGRGPLTVALLGHMDTVPGDIPVRVDGSGVLHGRGSVDAKGPLCAFMAAVATLPDEALSAARFVVIGATEEEAPSSRGARHVRTVVQPDAVLIGEPSAWEGLTLGYKGRLVVKAQAVKENFHTAGDGSSAGDDLTEAWFRVRAWAAGAGEPGGVFGGVQATIQDLGAGTDGLHQRAWGTFGLRLPVSVSPAQAEAEIRAALADLGVELTFVGHETAVRHPKDNALTRAFRVAIRAQGGQPVFKMKTGTSDMNVVAGHWPVPTLAYGPGDSALDHTPEERLDLAEYDRAVAVLRDALTRLALGAAKAD from the coding sequence TTGACTGACCCGCACCTGGAGACGGTGCAGGACGCCCGTGACCTGCTGATCGGCGCGGTGGGCATCCCCTCGCTGTCCGGGCAGGAGGGTGAGGTCGCGGCGTTCCTGCGCGACTGGATGGCCACGCGCGGCTTCGAGGCCCGCGTGGACGAGGCCGGGAACGCGGTGGGCGAGCGCGGCCGCGGCCCGCTGACGGTGGCGCTGCTGGGCCACATGGACACCGTGCCGGGCGACATTCCGGTGCGTGTGGACGGGTCGGGCGTGCTGCACGGACGGGGCAGCGTGGACGCCAAGGGGCCGCTGTGCGCGTTCATGGCGGCCGTGGCAACCCTGCCCGACGAGGCGCTCTCGGCGGCCCGCTTCGTGGTGATCGGCGCGACCGAGGAGGAGGCGCCCAGCAGCCGGGGCGCGCGGCACGTCCGCACAGTGGTGCAGCCCGACGCCGTGCTGATCGGCGAGCCGAGCGCGTGGGAGGGCCTGACCCTGGGGTACAAGGGGCGGCTGGTCGTGAAGGCGCAGGCCGTCAAGGAGAACTTCCATACCGCCGGGGACGGCAGCAGCGCCGGGGACGACCTGACCGAGGCGTGGTTCCGCGTGCGGGCCTGGGCGGCGGGGGCCGGCGAGCCGGGCGGCGTGTTCGGCGGCGTGCAGGCCACCATTCAGGACCTGGGGGCGGGCACGGACGGCCTGCACCAGCGGGCGTGGGGCACCTTCGGGCTGCGCCTGCCGGTCAGCGTCTCGCCCGCGCAGGCGGAAGCCGAGATCCGCGCGGCACTGGCCGACCTGGGTGTGGAGCTGACCTTCGTGGGGCACGAGACGGCGGTGCGGCACCCCAAGGACAACGCGCTGACGCGGGCGTTCCGCGTGGCGATCCGCGCGCAGGGCGGCCAGCCGGTATTCAAGATGAAGACCGGCACGAGCGATATGAACGTGGTCGCGGGGCACTGGCCCGTTCCGACCCTGGCGTACGGACCGGGCGACAGCGCCCTGGATCACACGCCCGAGGAGCGGCTGGATCTGGCCGAGTACGACCGCGCGGTGGCGGTGCTGCGGGACGCGCTGACGCGGCTGGCGCTGGGCGCGGCCAAGGCGGATTAA
- a CDS encoding SLC13 family permease, with translation MDPVTLILILFVAALVLFATEWLPVDVTALGLLSALLLFGLLTPKEAFAGFGSDTVLTLASLFILTRVLLRAGVIEWIGAALARRSRSATGTLRALLGTVAGVSAFTSNTATTAVFLPVVAGMARRAGIPASRALMPLAFASILGGTITLIGTSTNLVVSGALPATGQKPLGFFELAWVGVPVAIVGLAYLFFVAPRLLPARDAQLEDSLRAYLADLTVAPGSALEGVTLRESGLGRDHGLTVVAVRRGEETVYAPPASFRLLEGDTLTVEGPTERILAGKNTLGIVSKSEQKLQTGGDVRLVEVVVMPGSPLLGRTLREARFRERYGASVLALHRRARQVERLGRLRVQVGDVLLVQGGAERIDALGDHLVVLGDLTERQSDLRRAPLAVLLFAGAVLLGGLGVVPLGVAVVVAVALSLALRLITPEEAYGAVEWPVIVLVACMLAFGTAFEATGAAKVLTGALSGVLEPLGPYGLLAALFVVTVALTQPMSNQAAALVMLPLAIGTAKALGYDPRPFIIGITVAASNSFVTPLEPSCMLVYGPGRYTFLDFVRVGAGLTAVTFVVSLLIIPRIWPF, from the coding sequence GTGGATCCCGTCACGCTGATCCTGATCCTGTTCGTCGCCGCGCTGGTGCTGTTCGCCACCGAGTGGCTGCCGGTGGACGTCACGGCGCTGGGTCTGCTCTCGGCGCTGCTGCTGTTCGGCCTGCTGACACCCAAGGAGGCCTTCGCGGGCTTCGGGAGTGACACGGTGCTCACGCTGGCGTCGCTGTTCATCCTGACGCGGGTGCTGCTGCGCGCCGGGGTGATCGAGTGGATCGGCGCGGCCCTGGCAAGGCGCTCACGCAGCGCCACGGGCACGCTGCGGGCGCTGCTGGGCACCGTGGCGGGCGTCAGCGCCTTCACGAGCAACACCGCCACCACCGCCGTGTTCCTGCCGGTCGTGGCGGGCATGGCCCGGCGCGCGGGCATTCCCGCCAGCCGCGCGCTGATGCCGCTGGCGTTCGCGAGCATCCTGGGAGGCACGATCACCCTGATCGGCACGAGCACGAACCTCGTGGTGTCCGGGGCGCTGCCCGCCACGGGCCAGAAACCGCTGGGCTTCTTCGAACTGGCCTGGGTGGGCGTCCCCGTGGCGATCGTGGGGCTGGCGTACCTGTTCTTCGTCGCGCCGCGCCTGCTGCCCGCGCGGGACGCGCAGCTGGAGGACTCGCTGCGCGCGTACCTCGCCGACCTGACGGTCGCGCCCGGCAGCGCGCTGGAGGGCGTCACGCTGCGCGAGAGCGGGCTGGGCCGCGATCACGGCCTGACCGTCGTGGCGGTGCGCCGCGGCGAGGAGACCGTGTACGCCCCGCCCGCCAGCTTCCGGCTGCTGGAGGGCGACACCCTGACCGTCGAGGGGCCCACCGAACGCATCCTGGCCGGGAAGAACACGCTGGGCATCGTCAGCAAGAGCGAGCAGAAACTCCAGACCGGCGGGGACGTGCGGCTGGTCGAGGTGGTCGTGATGCCCGGGTCGCCGCTGCTGGGCCGTACGCTGCGTGAGGCGCGCTTCCGCGAGCGCTACGGCGCGTCCGTGCTGGCGCTGCACCGCCGCGCCCGGCAGGTCGAGCGGCTGGGCCGCCTGCGGGTGCAGGTGGGGGACGTGCTGCTCGTGCAGGGCGGCGCCGAACGCATCGACGCACTGGGCGACCATCTGGTCGTGCTGGGCGACCTGACCGAACGCCAGAGCGACCTGCGGCGCGCGCCGCTGGCCGTGCTGCTGTTCGCGGGCGCGGTCCTGCTGGGCGGCCTGGGCGTCGTGCCCCTGGGTGTGGCGGTCGTGGTGGCCGTCGCCCTGAGCCTCGCCCTGCGCCTGATCACCCCCGAGGAGGCGTACGGCGCGGTCGAGTGGCCCGTCATCGTGCTCGTGGCCTGCATGCTGGCCTTCGGCACGGCCTTCGAGGCGACCGGCGCGGCGAAAGTCCTGACCGGCGCGCTGTCCGGCGTGCTCGAACCGCTGGGGCCCTACGGGCTGCTCGCGGCACTGTTCGTGGTGACGGTCGCCCTGACGCAGCCCATGAGCAACCAGGCGGCGGCGCTCGTGATGCTGCCGCTCGCCATCGGCACCGCCAAGGCGCTCGGCTACGATCCCCGGCCGTTCATCATCGGGATCACGGTCGCGGCCAGCAACTCGTTCGTGACGCCGCTGGAGCCGTCCTGCATGCTGGTGTACGGCCCGGGCCGCTACACCTTCCTGGATTTCGTGCGGGTCGGCGCGGGCCTGACGGCAGTGACCTTCGTGGTGTCGCTGCTGATCATCCCGCGCATCTGGCCGTTCTAG
- a CDS encoding MFS transporter: protein MIVRTRAWGTRTFSALRHPAYRRYWFSQLLSLVGSWMQATAQQYLVLELSGGSSAALGWVTVAQFMPSLLLSLFAGAVIDRVPRRRVLLATQLTLLGTATALAVTTHLGVVTLPLVMLIAFISGTANAFDMPARQSMVVDFVPKSDVPNAVALNSLSFNVSRTLGQALFGVVAALGVTLLAGGNAENISRLALPFYLNVASFFVVLYVIATLPFPARDFGPRGSMLGDVQEGLRYVRATPAVRNVMLLVGALSLTIVNFNVIIPYYARVVFGAREATFGALSAAFGIGAMAGALWQASKPNPLRNLRLGAIILIVSAVLLALTPGPTLAFPVLAACGFGMLSLLVSANSTVQLTIPDQLRGRVMSLYSFVLVGMGPPGALIASTLISRDWLLGPRLGLITLAGLGLIAVLLLWTRLPRRLEQPAGDD from the coding sequence GTGATCGTCCGCACCCGCGCGTGGGGCACGCGCACCTTCAGCGCCCTGCGCCACCCCGCCTATCGCCGCTACTGGTTCTCGCAGCTGCTCTCGCTGGTCGGGTCCTGGATGCAGGCGACCGCTCAGCAGTACCTCGTGCTGGAACTCTCGGGCGGCAGCAGCGCCGCGCTGGGCTGGGTGACCGTCGCGCAGTTCATGCCCAGCCTGCTGCTCTCGCTGTTCGCGGGGGCGGTCATTGACCGCGTGCCGCGCCGGCGCGTGCTGCTCGCCACGCAGCTCACGCTGCTGGGCACCGCGACCGCGCTGGCCGTCACCACGCACCTGGGCGTCGTGACCCTGCCGCTCGTCATGCTGATCGCGTTCATCAGCGGCACCGCGAACGCCTTCGACATGCCCGCCCGCCAGAGCATGGTCGTGGACTTCGTGCCCAAGAGCGACGTCCCGAACGCTGTCGCGCTGAACAGCCTGTCGTTCAACGTGAGCCGCACGCTGGGGCAGGCGCTGTTCGGCGTGGTCGCCGCGCTGGGCGTGACGCTCCTCGCCGGCGGGAACGCCGAGAACATCTCGCGGCTGGCGCTGCCCTTCTACCTGAACGTCGCGTCGTTCTTCGTGGTGCTGTACGTGATCGCCACGCTGCCCTTCCCAGCCCGCGACTTCGGGCCGCGCGGCAGCATGCTCGGCGACGTGCAGGAGGGGCTGCGCTACGTGCGCGCCACACCCGCCGTGCGCAACGTCATGCTGCTCGTGGGCGCGCTGAGCCTCACCATCGTGAACTTCAACGTGATCATCCCCTACTACGCCCGCGTGGTGTTCGGCGCGCGCGAGGCGACCTTCGGGGCGCTGTCGGCCGCGTTCGGCATCGGCGCGATGGCCGGCGCGCTGTGGCAGGCCAGCAAACCCAACCCGCTGCGCAACCTGCGCCTCGGCGCGATCATCCTGATCGTCAGCGCGGTGCTGCTGGCCCTCACGCCCGGCCCCACGCTGGCCTTCCCGGTTCTCGCCGCGTGCGGCTTCGGCATGCTCAGTCTGCTCGTCAGCGCCAACAGCACCGTGCAGCTCACCATTCCCGATCAGCTGCGCGGGCGGGTCATGAGCCTGTACTCCTTCGTGCTCGTCGGCATGGGCCCCCCCGGCGCGCTGATCGCCAGCACCCTGATCAGCCGCGACTGGCTGCTGGGCCCCCGCCTGGGCCTGATCACCCTCGCGGGTCTGGGCCTGATCGCTGTGCTGCTCCTGTGGACCCGCCTGCCCCGCCGGCTGGAGCAACCCGCCGGGGACGACTGA
- a CDS encoding C40 family peptidase, protein MPESRLLSVCLLLGALLVGGAGAQTAAGPAGQVSVTVQPGDTAFSLARRAGLSVQELLTLNGLSSPDLRVGQVLTLRVVPLTYVAQPGDTLYALARRFGVRVEALLEASALPPGAVLKAGQVLTLPVGATMPVGTSVPAGASVPVAPVQAQSFTPPAPAVGAAGAASPFQPLTPTQTAPVLQPGSPMPRSQTTDTPSPLAGAGDWRAAALSLLNTPYVFGGTTRAGTDCSGLVLQVFTPLGVPLPRTSAEQARAGQPVAPEALEAGDLVFFDTEGAGRVSHVGIYLGEDQFISANSYQGRVTVDHLRADRYWGPRFVGARRVLPGAAPLAVNR, encoded by the coding sequence ATGCCTGAATCCCGTCTCCTGTCCGTCTGTCTGCTGCTCGGCGCGCTCCTCGTGGGCGGCGCGGGCGCCCAGACGGCCGCCGGTCCGGCCGGGCAGGTCAGCGTGACCGTGCAGCCCGGCGACACCGCCTTCAGCCTGGCGCGCCGCGCAGGACTGAGCGTGCAGGAACTGCTCACCCTGAATGGACTGAGCAGCCCGGACCTGCGGGTAGGGCAGGTCCTCACGCTGCGCGTGGTGCCGCTCACCTACGTGGCGCAGCCCGGCGACACGCTCTACGCCCTGGCCCGCCGCTTCGGCGTCAGGGTCGAGGCCCTGCTGGAGGCCAGCGCCCTGCCCCCCGGCGCGGTGCTGAAGGCCGGGCAGGTCCTGACCCTGCCGGTGGGCGCCACTATGCCGGTGGGAACAAGTGTGCCGGCGGGTGCGAGTGTGCCGGTGGCGCCGGTTCAGGCGCAGTCGTTCACCCCCCCGGCCCCGGCGGTCGGCGCAGCGGGGGCCGCGTCGCCCTTTCAGCCGCTGACGCCCACCCAGACCGCCCCGGTTCTCCAGCCCGGCAGCCCCATGCCGCGCTCGCAGACGACCGACACCCCGTCTCCCCTGGCGGGCGCGGGCGACTGGCGCGCCGCCGCCCTGAGCCTGCTGAACACGCCGTACGTGTTCGGGGGCACCACGCGCGCAGGCACGGACTGCAGCGGGCTGGTACTCCAGGTGTTCACGCCGCTGGGTGTGCCGCTGCCCCGCACGAGCGCCGAACAGGCCCGTGCGGGGCAGCCCGTGGCGCCCGAGGCGCTCGAGGCGGGCGACCTGGTGTTCTTCGACACCGAGGGCGCGGGGCGGGTCTCACACGTGGGCATCTACCTGGGCGAGGATCAGTTCATCAGCGCGAACTCGTACCAGGGCCGCGTGACCGTGGATCACCTGCGCGCCGACCGGTACTGGGGACCGCGCTTCGTGGGTGCCCGGCGCGTCCTGCCGGGCGCCGCCCCGCTGGCAGTCAACCGCTGA